In the genome of Apostichopus japonicus isolate 1M-3 chromosome 15, ASM3797524v1, whole genome shotgun sequence, one region contains:
- the LOC139981580 gene encoding cell cycle checkpoint protein RAD1-like, which translates to MTLSTQQRDQDSQYVLIAKLDNVRNVSTILKAIHSKDREIATVFASENGLKVTVETAKCIQANAFLQSEVFQEYRLKENNISFQINLTILMECLNIFGSNTAGGAAPALKMCYGGYGTPLMLLLEELGVVTDCSIKTLEPDETLDFNFCSANVVNKIIMKSECLTDAFQELDMTSEVLEILMSPDKPYLRLSTFGHCGTTFSDFPKESDMVESFQCTTTQTNRYKLSLIKPSVKALSVSSKVSMRTDHRGFLSLQYMIRNEDGQVCFVEYYCAPDEEAEDEDYD; encoded by the exons ATGACTCTCTCTACGCAGCAAAGAGATCAGGATTCGCAATACGTCTTGATTGCGAAACTTGATAATGTCAGAAATGTCTCCACGATTTTAAAAGCAATACACTCGAAAGATCGCGAG ATTGCAACAGTGTTTGCCAGTGAAAATGGACTAAAAGTTACTGTGGAAACAGCCAAATGTATCCAAGCTAATGCGTTTTTGCAGTCAGAAGTATTCCAGGAGTATCGATTGAAGGAAAACAACATTTCCTTTCAAATAAATTTAACAATCCTTATG GAGTGCTTGAACATTTTTGGAAGTAACACAGCCGGTGGAGCAGCACCTGCTTTGAAGATGTGCTATGGTGGTTATGGTACACCGTTGATGCTATT GCTGGAGGAGCTTGGAGTGGTTACAGACTGCAGCATAAAGACACTCGAGCCAGACGAAACACTTGACTTTAACTTCTGCAGTGCAAATGTAGTCAACAAAATTATCATGAAA TCTGAGTGTCTGACTGATGCATTTCAAGAGTTGGACATGACCAGCGAGGTCTTAGAGATTCTGATGTCACCAGACAAGCCCTATCTGAGGCTGTCTACCTTTGGTCACTGTGGTACCACCTTT TCTGACTTTCCCAAGGAGTCTGACATGGTTGAGTCCTTTCAGTGCACAACCACACAGACAAATAG GTACAAATTAAGTTTGATCAAGCCATCAGTGAAAGCTTTATCAGTCTCCAGTAAAGTATCCATGAGAACTGATCATAGAGGATTCCTGTCTCTGCAGTACATGATTCGTAACGAGGATGGACAAGTCTGTTTTGTGGAGTATTAT TGTGCTCCAGATGAAGAAGCAGAAGATGAGGATTATGACTGA